The following coding sequences are from one Ornithodoros turicata isolate Travis chromosome 1, ASM3712646v1, whole genome shotgun sequence window:
- the LOC135395111 gene encoding uncharacterized protein LOC135395111 → MHQGDPPPSSSSTGSLQPNSDGQQHHVGAIAVKLPAYWDRNPAIWFAQADAQFHLAGVTAQTTRFYHVISALSPAAAEEVQDLIISPPTQNAYDQLKSALLKRTSASDRDCLRQLLSAEELGDRRPTQLLRRMKQLLGDDAPQAGDKFLRQLFMQRLPNNVHMVLAAAANLPIDELATLADAVMEVASSPSLSVLEQPATQTIGRAVPPAIPPVPEACPSVSQPTPATEAILQQVNSLTQLVATLVARPRSPSPRRPRFRRGSPSPRRSRSRSANQDGLCWYHHRFGAEAHHCLLPCSWTGNPPAPH, encoded by the coding sequence ATGCATCAAGGCGACCCACCTCCGTCGTCGTCTAGCACAGGTTCCCTACAGCCCAACTCTGACGGACAACAGCACCATGTAGGAGCCATCGCCGTTAAACTTCCAGCCTACTGGGATCGCAATCCAGCTATCTGGTTCGCCCAGGCGGACGCCCAGTTCCATCTGGCCGGTGTGACTGCTCAGACCACTCGTTTCTATCATGTCATCTCCGCCCTGTCTCCCGCGGCCGCCGAGGAAGTACAAGATCTGATAATCTCTCCCCCAACGCAGAACGCGTATGACCAACTCAAGTCTGCCCTGCTGAAGCGTACGTCCGCCTCCGACCGTGACTGTCTGAGGCAGCTCTTATCGGCGGAAGAGCTCGGTGACAGGCGGCCTACCCAGCTCTTGCGCCGCATGAAGCAGCTCTTGGGAGATGACGCTCCGCAGGCCGGCGACAAATTCTTGCGTCAGCTGTTCATGCAGCGCTTACCCAATAACGTGCACATGGTCTTGGCAGCAGCCGCGAATCTTCCCATCGACGAGCTCGCCACCCTCGCGGATGCTGTCATGGAGGTTGCCTCATCTCCTTCTCTTTCCGTTCTCGAGCAACCGGCTACCCAGACTATAGGGCGAGCGGTTCCCCCAGCCATTCCGCCCGTCCCAGAAGCTTGTCCTTCGGTTTCCCAACCCACTCCAGCCACCGAAGCTATACTCCAGCAGGTCAATAGCCTTACGCAATTGGTTGCGACGCTGGTTGCTCGCCCACGATCCCCGAGCCCCCGTCGCCCAAGGTTCCGCAGAGGTTCCCCGTCGCCACGGCGATCGCGATCTCGTTCTGCGAATCAGGATGGCCTCTGTTGGTACCACCATCGCTTCGGTGCCGAAGCCCACCACTGCTTGCTCCCCTGTTCTTGGACGGGAAACCCGCCGGCCCCCCACTAA